From Vigna unguiculata cultivar IT97K-499-35 chromosome 5, ASM411807v1, whole genome shotgun sequence, the proteins below share one genomic window:
- the LOC114182993 gene encoding laccase-7-like, whose amino-acid sequence MKLFMLFLPWTFALLSSSFASTSPSVVERIFRVQNLRIKRLCNERVIVAVNGQFPGPNINVREGDTVIVHLLNEGPYNITIHWHGVFQLFSAWADGPEYVTQCTISPGNKYTYKFNVTQQEGTLWWHAHASVLRATVHGAFIIQPRSGLFPFSKPYKQVPIILGDWYDANVVDVETQALASGGAPNVSNAFTINGLPGDLFNCSRSQTFKVKVKQGKTYMLRIINAALNNHLFFKIANHTFTVVAVDAAYTDHYITDIIVIAPGQTVDALFTTNQQPLGSYYMAASPYSLGVPIFDNTTTRGIVVYDHATPSSHPLMPILPPFNDTATAYKFFSNITGKVGAPHWVPVPSKVDEHMFITVGMNLEPCDPKNATNATCESPLGQRFSSSMNNESFVIPKGRGFSMLEAFFKNVSGVYTADFPDNPPVMFDFTNPNISFNTKLLFAPKSTKAKKLKFNSTVEVVFQNTAFIDVQSHPIHIHGFSFHVLAQGFGNFNSTTDSPKFNLVNPQLRNTIAVPVGGWAVIRFQANNPGVWFVHCHVEDHVPWGLDMAFEVENGPTSSTSLPQPPTDLPKC is encoded by the exons ATGAAACTTTTCATGCTTTTTCTTCCATGGACTTTTGCTCTTTTATCCTCTTCCTTCGCTTCTACTTCTCCTTCTGTAGTGGAACGCATTTTCAGA GTTCAAAACCTGAGAATCAAACGCTTGTGCAATGAGCGAGTAATTGTCGCAGTTAATGGACAATTCCCTGGGCCAAATATTAATGTCCGCGAAGGTGACACTGTGATTGTTCATCTATTGAACGAGGGACCTTATAATATCACTATTCATTG GCATGGAGTGTTTCAGCTCTTTAGTGCTTGGGCAGATGGTCCTGAATATGTTACTCAATGCACAATCAGTCCAGGAAATAAGTATACTTACAAATTCAATGTAACGCAACAAGAAGGAACCCTATGGTGGCATGCTCATGCATCTGTTTTACGTGCCACAGTTCATGGTGCTTTCATCATTCAACCTCGTTCAGGCCTATTTCCGTTTTCTAAACCTTACAAACAAGTTCCTATTATATTAG GTGACTGGTATGATGCTAATGTTGTGGATGTTGAAACCCAAGCACTGGCCAGTGGTGGTGCTCCAAATGTATCTAATGCATTCACAATCAACGGCTTACCTGGTGATCTCTTCAATTGTTCTCGTTCTC AGACATTCAAGGTGAAGGTGAAGCAGGGAAAGACCTACATGCTACGAATTATCAATGCTGCACTCAATAACCACCTTTTCTTCAAGATAGCAAATCACACTTTCACAGTTGTTGCTGTGGATGCTGCATACACTGACCACTATATCACCGACATCATCGTCATCGCTCCTGGCCAAACCGTTGATGCACTATTCACGACAAACCAACAACCTTTAGGTTCATACTACATGGCTGCATCTCCTTACTCTCTTGGTGTGCCAATCTTTGACAACACTACAACACGTGGTATTGTCGTTTACGACCATGCAACACCATCATCACACCCCCTGATGCCAATCCTACCACCTTTCAATGATACAGCAACGGCTTACAAATTCTTCAGCAACATTACTGGTAAGGTGGGGGCTCCACACTGGGTTCCTGTGCCGTCTAAGGTTGATGAACACATGTTTATTACTGTTGGAATGAATCTAGAACCGTGTGATCCTAAGAATGCCACTAATGCCACGTGTGAGAGTCCACTTGGTCAGAGGTTTTCCTCTAGTATGAACAATGAGTCCTTTGTGATCCCAAAGGGGAGAGGATTCTCTATGTTGGAAGCATTCTTTAAGAATGTGAGTGGAGTTTACACTGCTGATTTCCCTGACAACCCTCCGGTTATGTTTGACTTCACCAATCCTAATATCAGTTTTAATACGAAGCTTTTGTTTGCGCCAAAATCAACCAAGGCGAAGAAACTCAAGTTCAATTCAACCGTGGAGGTTGTGTTTCAGAACACAGCATTTATCGATGTGCAGAGCCATCCAATTCACATTCATGGTTTTAGTTTCCATGTTTTGGCTCAAGGGTTTGGGAATTTCAATTCCACCACTGATTCACCCAAGTTTAATTTGGTGAATCCTCAACTGCGCAACACAATTGCTGTGCCTGTGGGAGGATGGGCTGTGATTCGATTTCAAGCAAACAATCCAG GGGTATGGTTTGTGCATTGCCATGTGGAAGATCATGTGCCATGGGGACTAGACATGGCTTTTGAGGTTGAAAATGGACCAACTTCTTCAACTTCACTCCCTCAACCTCCTACTGATCTTCCTAAATGTTAA